The proteins below are encoded in one region of Hordeum vulgare subsp. vulgare chromosome 3H, MorexV3_pseudomolecules_assembly, whole genome shotgun sequence:
- the LOC123439657 gene encoding translation initiation factor IF-2-like — MEAPCPSSCRSPVTGAHLAWIRRDCRSFADPASPSFDRIWSTPPAPRASIARAPASGTPPPHVVGAPAALDALTEPPARVASAGGPPHQRLQPLGLFQRQARPRSPQAGLPVHLPEPITRPAPEATR; from the exons ATGGAGGCCCCGTGCCCGAGCTCGTGCAGGTCTCCCGTCACCGGAGCTCACCTCGCCTGGATCCGCCGTGACTGTCGGAGCTTCGCCGACCCAGCCTCGCCTTCCTTCGACCGGATCTGGTCAACCCCGCCGGCTCCCCGTGCCTCCATCGCCCGTGCGCCCGCATCGGGCACTCCGCCGCCGCACGTTGTGGGAGCTCCTGCAGCTCTCGACGCATTGACCGAGCCGCCAGCTCGTGTCGCTAGCGCTGGTGGGCCACCCCATCAGCGGCTCCAGCCACTCGGCCTGTTTCAGCGCCAGGCGAGGCCCAGGTCTCCCCAGGCCGGCCTACCCGTCCACCTCCCCGAGCCCATCACTAGGCCGGCCCCAGAGGCCACGAG atga